The Pseudomonas berkeleyensis genome includes a region encoding these proteins:
- the radA gene encoding DNA repair protein RadA, whose amino-acid sequence MAKAKRMYGCTECGATFPKWAGQCGECGAWNTLVETVVEGATPSGRTGWAGDKANIKTLAEVSVEEIPRFSTASGELDRVLGGGLVDGSVVLIGGDPGIGKSTILLQTLCNIAQRFPALYVTGEESQQQVAMRARRLDLPQDKLKVMTETCIETIIATARQEKPKVMVIDSIQTIFTEQLQSAPGGVAQVRESAALLVRFAKQSGTAIFLVGHVTKEGALAGPRVLEHMVDTVLYFEGESDGRLRLLRAVKNRFGAVNELGVFGMTDKGLKEVSNPSAIFLTRAQEAVPGSVVMATWEGSRPMLVEVQALVDTSHLANPRRVTLGLDQNRLAMLLAVLHRHGGIPTYDQDVFLNVVGGVKVLETASDLALMAAVISSLRNRPLEHDLLVFGEIGLSGEIRPVPSGQERLKEAAKHGFKRAIVPKGNAPKESPAGLQVIPVTRLEQALDALFE is encoded by the coding sequence ATGGCCAAGGCTAAACGCATGTACGGCTGCACCGAGTGCGGCGCCACCTTTCCCAAATGGGCTGGGCAGTGTGGCGAGTGTGGCGCCTGGAACACCCTGGTGGAAACCGTGGTCGAGGGCGCTACGCCCAGCGGGCGCACCGGATGGGCCGGCGACAAGGCCAATATCAAGACCCTGGCAGAAGTCAGTGTCGAGGAAATTCCGCGTTTTTCCACTGCTTCCGGTGAATTGGATCGTGTGCTCGGTGGCGGCCTGGTCGATGGCTCGGTGGTGCTGATCGGCGGCGACCCGGGCATCGGTAAGTCGACCATCCTCCTGCAGACCCTGTGCAACATCGCCCAGCGCTTTCCGGCGCTGTACGTCACTGGTGAGGAATCGCAGCAGCAGGTTGCCATGCGTGCGCGGCGCCTGGACTTGCCGCAGGACAAGCTCAAGGTGATGACCGAAACCTGCATCGAGACGATCATCGCCACCGCGCGGCAGGAAAAACCCAAGGTGATGGTGATCGACTCGATCCAGACCATCTTCACCGAGCAACTGCAGTCGGCGCCGGGTGGTGTGGCTCAGGTGCGCGAGAGCGCAGCATTGCTGGTGCGCTTCGCCAAGCAGAGCGGCACGGCGATCTTCCTCGTCGGCCACGTCACCAAGGAAGGCGCGCTGGCCGGCCCGCGCGTGCTGGAGCACATGGTCGACACGGTGCTGTATTTCGAAGGTGAATCCGATGGCCGTCTGCGCCTGCTGCGGGCGGTGAAGAACCGCTTCGGCGCCGTCAACGAGCTGGGCGTGTTCGGCATGACCGACAAGGGCCTCAAGGAGGTTTCCAACCCCTCGGCGATCTTTCTCACCCGCGCTCAGGAGGCGGTGCCCGGCAGTGTGGTGATGGCCACCTGGGAAGGCTCGCGGCCGATGCTGGTGGAGGTGCAGGCGTTGGTCGACACCAGTCACCTAGCCAACCCGCGGCGGGTGACTCTGGGGCTGGATCAGAACCGCCTTGCCATGCTTCTGGCTGTGCTGCATCGCCACGGTGGCATCCCGACCTATGACCAGGATGTGTTCCTCAACGTGGTTGGCGGGGTCAAGGTGCTAGAGACGGCGTCCGATCTGGCGCTGATGGCGGCGGTGATCTCCAGCCTGCGCAACCGGCCGCTGGAGCATGACCTGCTGGTGTTCGGCGAGATTGGTCTGTCCGGCGAGATCCGCCCGGTGCCGAGCGGCCAGGAACGGCTGAAGGAGGCTGCCAAGCACGGCTTCAAACGCGCCATCGTGCCTAAGGGCAATGCGCCGAAGGAGTCTCCAGCGGGGCTGCAGGTCATCCCGGTGACACGTCTGGAGCAGGCGCTGGATGCATTGTTCGAGTAG
- a CDS encoding asparagine synthetase B family protein, whose translation MSAICGLIQLDKTPNAARRCSIVHAALEPYGRHAQGMWDGLHAALGSRLTRLLPEDHHDHQPLQGGNGRFVLVADVRLDNRAELGHKLNIPSVRLKHMADADVLLTAYEKWEQQLLDHLLGDFAFAIWDKERQSLFIARDQMGKRPLFYHQGNGWFGFASMPAGLLALPEVATAPDEERIRDLLLLLPDTSEHSYFANIKRLLPGHWALLHADGTYHSRRYWEPSTEERIYFKSDDDYVDAFVEKLEEAVRCRLRSTGGIASQLSAGFDSATISSIAARQLAETSQSLHAFTSVPNPVGLPTSSNQVLDEGPLAAQVAALFPNINHHLVRTDEASIVDMLEQMFRLYNRPAKNVVNLLWDMHIARLSATQGATTLLVGDLGNFTISYHGDHVLNSLLRECKISDLLQQLNFQLRGISNRARLHTLYKMLAPSLPGKLQSFLEPTIQRIRGNISLAQGINPSLLADPILQEYCRQLGRYPNMTTRREESRQWRKKVLTRLDSAEYGKGRLALSGVDGRDPTADIRLINYCQSIPVEQFHKNGTNRWLLRRALKRYWPSATINSRTKGKQGSDWQYKMNKEQHELYRELDLFRKQPLACSLLDIPFIQSQLTASSSPDRINETQRNFKLLRLIAAGHFINMAATKNIHS comes from the coding sequence ATGAGCGCTATTTGCGGGCTTATCCAGCTAGACAAGACCCCTAATGCCGCCAGGCGCTGCAGCATCGTTCACGCAGCTCTAGAGCCTTATGGCCGTCACGCACAAGGGATGTGGGATGGGCTGCATGCAGCGCTGGGCAGTCGTCTTACAAGGCTTCTGCCAGAAGATCACCACGACCATCAACCTCTACAAGGTGGCAATGGAAGATTTGTGCTGGTTGCTGATGTCCGCCTGGATAATCGCGCAGAGCTCGGCCATAAACTGAACATCCCCTCTGTCCGCTTGAAACACATGGCGGATGCCGATGTATTACTGACTGCCTATGAGAAATGGGAGCAACAACTACTCGATCATCTGCTAGGAGATTTTGCCTTCGCTATATGGGATAAAGAGCGGCAAAGCCTCTTTATCGCCCGTGACCAGATGGGCAAGCGCCCTCTTTTCTATCACCAAGGTAATGGCTGGTTTGGCTTTGCTTCCATGCCAGCAGGATTGCTGGCACTACCCGAAGTAGCGACAGCCCCAGATGAAGAGCGGATACGCGATCTATTGCTTCTGCTACCAGATACTTCAGAGCACAGTTACTTTGCGAATATCAAACGCCTGTTGCCCGGCCATTGGGCGCTCCTTCATGCTGACGGCACCTACCATTCCAGACGTTACTGGGAACCATCAACAGAAGAGCGTATTTATTTCAAATCCGATGATGACTATGTCGATGCTTTCGTGGAAAAACTCGAAGAGGCCGTGCGCTGCCGCCTCCGCTCAACAGGTGGTATAGCCAGCCAATTAAGCGCAGGGTTCGATAGCGCCACAATCAGCAGCATAGCGGCTCGTCAACTGGCAGAAACAAGCCAAAGCCTGCATGCATTTACATCCGTACCCAATCCGGTAGGACTGCCAACCTCTTCCAACCAAGTACTGGACGAAGGCCCCCTGGCAGCGCAGGTGGCCGCCTTATTCCCCAACATCAACCATCATTTAGTCAGAACCGACGAAGCCAGCATAGTGGATATGCTGGAGCAGATGTTCAGACTCTATAATCGCCCAGCCAAGAATGTAGTGAATTTGCTCTGGGATATGCATATTGCCAGACTTTCAGCAACACAAGGAGCAACCACTTTATTAGTTGGCGACCTGGGCAACTTCACCATCAGCTACCATGGCGACCATGTACTCAACTCGCTTCTGCGAGAATGCAAGATATCGGATTTACTGCAACAGCTTAACTTTCAACTGCGCGGTATCAGTAACCGCGCACGACTGCATACCCTCTACAAGATGCTCGCCCCCTCTCTACCCGGCAAGCTTCAGAGTTTCCTTGAGCCAACAATACAAAGGATCAGGGGAAACATTTCCCTCGCACAAGGGATCAATCCCAGTCTTTTGGCAGACCCAATACTGCAGGAATATTGCCGCCAGCTAGGACGTTACCCCAATATGACTACGCGCCGAGAAGAAAGCCGGCAATGGCGCAAGAAGGTACTGACCCGGCTAGACAGTGCAGAGTATGGTAAGGGGCGACTAGCACTTAGCGGAGTTGACGGACGCGACCCAACCGCAGATATACGCCTGATTAACTACTGCCAATCGATCCCAGTAGAGCAATTCCATAAAAATGGCACTAATCGTTGGCTACTAAGACGAGCACTAAAACGCTACTGGCCATCCGCAACAATTAACTCCCGCACAAAAGGCAAGCAAGGATCGGACTGGCAATACAAAATGAATAAAGAGCAGCATGAACTTTATCGCGAGCTCGATTTATTTCGAAAGCAACCGCTGGCATGTAGCCTTCTCGACATACCATTCATTCAGAGTCAGTTAACGGCTTCTTCTTCGCCAGACAGAATCAATGAAACCCAAAGAAACTTCAAACTACTGCGACTTATCGCAGCCGGTCATTTTATAAACATGGCCGCAACAAAAAACATACACTCATAG
- a CDS encoding phage tail protein: MDAYVGQIRLFAGDYAPSGWALCNGATLNIVGNEILFALISNIYGGDGKTNFKLPDLRGRLPLHIGKDPQATVNYTIGQTVGTETVTITTANLPAHNHVVNATKADATTTSPQGGPLLGKPALGFYMPESAVVFAKSPMNDAALGAAPGGSQGHANIMPTIAMNYIICTVGLFPNFQ, encoded by the coding sequence ATGGACGCTTATGTGGGTCAGATTCGCCTATTTGCCGGAGACTATGCTCCAAGCGGCTGGGCCTTGTGCAATGGAGCGACACTCAACATTGTAGGCAATGAGATACTTTTCGCTCTGATCAGCAATATTTACGGCGGCGACGGAAAAACCAACTTCAAGTTACCCGATCTTCGCGGCAGACTACCTTTGCATATTGGCAAGGATCCTCAAGCCACGGTCAATTACACCATCGGCCAGACGGTAGGCACTGAGACTGTCACCATCACCACAGCAAATCTTCCCGCTCATAATCATGTCGTCAATGCAACCAAGGCCGATGCCACAACGACAAGCCCGCAAGGTGGACCATTACTTGGCAAACCTGCACTGGGCTTTTACATGCCAGAAAGCGCTGTAGTTTTCGCCAAATCGCCAATGAACGACGCGGCTCTGGGTGCAGCTCCCGGTGGTAGCCAGGGCCACGCCAACATCATGCCCACAATTGCGATGAACTACATCATCTGCACAGTTGGCCTATTCCCCAACTTCCAATAA
- a CDS encoding phage tail protein — translation MDPFVGEITLFAFDRIPQGWLPCNGQILNVNQYAALFSLLGSVYGGDGKTTFGLPDLRGRVTVNQGTTAAPAYIMGLAAGLESVTLATSQIPIHTHQMYAVDLPPGNNNPANNMLSQSVTSIYAAGTSTLQALASDSMAITGSSQPHENRQPSIALQFCIATVGLYPMRP, via the coding sequence ATGGATCCATTTGTAGGTGAGATCACCCTATTTGCATTTGACCGCATTCCTCAGGGATGGCTACCGTGCAATGGTCAAATACTAAACGTCAACCAATATGCCGCGCTTTTTAGTCTACTAGGCTCGGTTTATGGCGGCGATGGCAAAACCACATTCGGCCTACCGGATCTGCGCGGCAGGGTGACCGTCAATCAGGGCACAACCGCCGCACCGGCCTATATCATGGGACTGGCAGCGGGGCTGGAAAGCGTCACATTAGCTACTAGCCAGATTCCCATCCATACCCATCAAATGTATGCAGTGGATTTGCCACCAGGTAATAACAATCCGGCTAACAATATGTTGTCCCAATCCGTGACATCTATTTACGCTGCCGGTACCTCCACACTACAGGCTCTCGCCTCAGACAGCATGGCAATAACAGGTAGTTCACAGCCACACGAAAACCGACAACCCTCCATTGCGCTACAGTTTTGTATCGCAACTGTGGGTCTCTACCCGATGCGCCCCTGA
- a CDS encoding response regulator has translation MDSASIRIALIDDHALVRDGVRALLEMVERFKVVGETGCGKEALTLVERERPDIVVMDIGLKDINGLELTATLKQLHPSLKVLILSMYDNQEYVSQSLRAGASGYVLKDAPSREIVSAIEVLAVGGRFYSSDIAEKLASSEPQQEAELTPRERQVLLMMAQGLNNKAMARELAISVRTVETHRLSIRRKLDIEKPADLMRQAMEHGWSPELDARPE, from the coding sequence ATGGACAGCGCTTCGATCCGCATCGCCCTGATCGACGACCACGCTTTGGTGCGCGACGGCGTGCGCGCGCTGCTGGAAATGGTCGAGCGCTTCAAGGTGGTCGGCGAAACCGGCTGCGGCAAGGAGGCACTGACCCTGGTCGAACGCGAACGCCCCGACATCGTAGTCATGGATATCGGCCTCAAGGACATCAACGGCCTGGAGCTGACAGCCACGCTCAAGCAACTGCACCCATCGCTCAAGGTGCTGATCCTGAGCATGTACGACAATCAGGAGTACGTCAGCCAGTCGCTACGCGCCGGCGCCTCGGGCTACGTGCTCAAGGATGCGCCATCGCGCGAGATCGTCTCGGCCATCGAGGTGCTCGCCGTGGGTGGACGCTTCTACAGCAGCGACATCGCCGAGAAACTGGCTAGCAGCGAACCGCAGCAGGAAGCCGAACTGACCCCACGCGAACGCCAGGTGTTGTTGATGATGGCCCAGGGCCTGAACAACAAGGCCATGGCGCGCGAACTGGCGATCAGCGTGCGCACCGTGGAAACCCACCGCCTGAGCATCCGCCGCAAACTGGATATCGAGAAACCTGCCGACCTGATGCGTCAGGCCATGGAACACGGCTGGTCACCTGAGCTGGACGCGCGCCCGGAATGA
- a CDS encoding phage tail protein encodes MDDAFIGEIRIITWNWAPDGWLLCNGQLLNISQFQALFAILGNRFGGSIQNQNFQLPDLQGKAVACYGQGTGLTNRAFGATFGSESITLTTSQIPPHDHALFSGSSSAGPTAYVQTPATDNYIGHVPGSGQKSFVPQTTPQVSMSPSAISPVGNGAAHENRQPFLVMNYIICYDGEYPIHP; translated from the coding sequence ATGGATGATGCATTTATCGGAGAAATCCGGATCATAACCTGGAACTGGGCACCGGACGGGTGGTTACTGTGCAATGGTCAGCTATTAAACATTTCCCAATTTCAGGCACTGTTTGCCATATTGGGTAACCGGTTCGGAGGAAGCATACAGAACCAAAACTTCCAGCTACCGGATCTACAGGGCAAGGCCGTTGCCTGCTACGGCCAGGGCACAGGATTGACCAACCGCGCCTTCGGCGCCACATTCGGGTCTGAGAGCATCACTCTGACCACCAGTCAAATTCCACCTCATGACCATGCCTTGTTTAGCGGTTCCTCGTCAGCAGGCCCTACAGCCTATGTGCAAACGCCTGCAACCGATAACTATATCGGCCATGTACCTGGATCAGGCCAAAAAAGCTTCGTACCGCAAACAACACCCCAAGTCAGCATGAGCCCCTCTGCAATATCTCCGGTAGGCAATGGTGCTGCGCACGAAAACCGCCAACCGTTTCTCGTGATGAACTACATCATTTGCTACGACGGAGAATACCCAATTCACCCCTAA
- a CDS encoding cache domain-containing protein: protein MQLKHKIVTLSLLPLLLAVTVVGLLVMLQNQRLGEQQAQLIEQSIMSSKKAELRHYVGLALSTIEPLYQSGDDEQTRQQVLDVLQRMNFGSDGYFFVYDEHGRSLMHPRQRELVGRDLWNMTDGRGLPVIQALLKSASEGDGFQPYRWRKPSSGEESEKLAYVVMLDRWGWMLGTGIYLDDVEQAIRQVRSDVTDGLYSTVLTIGVVALIAVLLVYASGLTLNVSEHRLADRKLQQLTQRIVTSQEEERSRVSRELHDGISQQLVSIKFQFELAAQQLDTADARAGATLHRGIEHLAGAIGEVRRISHDLHPSLLDTLGLSSAIGQLASEFAQRSGLTVDYHNDLGDARPPTGVTVALFRILQEALTNIERHAHASHVEIDLHGTPRRIELRIRDDGVGFDPDHIEHSHGGIGLRNIRERVEHFGGQFRISSHPQRTELHVALRLEPN, encoded by the coding sequence ATGCAGCTCAAGCACAAGATCGTCACCCTCAGCCTCCTGCCCCTGCTGCTCGCGGTCACCGTGGTCGGCCTGCTGGTGATGCTGCAGAACCAGCGCCTGGGCGAACAACAGGCGCAGTTGATCGAACAGAGCATCATGAGCAGCAAGAAGGCCGAGCTGCGCCACTACGTAGGCCTCGCCCTCAGCACCATCGAGCCGCTTTACCAGAGTGGCGACGACGAGCAGACCCGCCAGCAAGTGCTCGATGTGCTGCAGCGGATGAACTTCGGCAGCGATGGCTACTTCTTCGTCTATGACGAGCATGGCCGCAGCCTGATGCACCCGCGTCAGCGCGAACTGGTCGGCCGCGATCTGTGGAACATGACTGACGGCCGCGGTCTGCCAGTGATCCAGGCACTGCTGAAAAGCGCCAGCGAGGGCGACGGTTTCCAGCCCTATCGCTGGCGCAAGCCCTCCAGCGGTGAGGAATCCGAGAAGCTCGCCTACGTGGTGATGCTCGATCGCTGGGGCTGGATGCTCGGCACCGGCATCTATCTCGATGACGTCGAACAGGCCATCCGCCAGGTACGTAGCGACGTGACCGACGGCCTCTACAGCACCGTGCTGACCATTGGTGTGGTGGCGCTGATCGCCGTCTTGCTGGTGTACGCCAGCGGCCTGACTCTCAACGTCAGCGAGCACCGCTTGGCCGACCGCAAACTGCAGCAACTCACCCAACGCATCGTCACCTCGCAGGAGGAAGAACGCTCGCGGGTATCACGTGAGCTGCATGACGGCATCAGCCAGCAACTGGTATCGATTAAGTTCCAGTTCGAGCTGGCCGCCCAGCAGCTCGATACCGCTGACGCTCGTGCCGGCGCCACCCTGCACCGCGGCATCGAGCACCTGGCAGGCGCCATCGGCGAAGTGCGGCGTATTTCCCACGACCTGCACCCTTCCCTGCTGGACACCCTCGGCCTGTCCTCGGCTATCGGTCAACTGGCATCGGAGTTCGCTCAACGCAGTGGCCTGACCGTCGACTACCATAACGATCTGGGTGACGCGCGCCCGCCCACCGGGGTGACCGTGGCGCTGTTTCGCATTCTCCAGGAGGCGCTGACCAACATCGAACGGCACGCCCATGCCAGCCATGTGGAAATCGACCTGCATGGCACGCCGCGACGGATCGAGCTGCGCATTCGCGACGACGGTGTCGGCTTCGACCCTGATCATATCGAGCACAGCCACGGCGGTATCGGCCTGCGCAATATCCGCGAACGGGTCGAGCACTTTGGCGGTCAGTTCCGCATCAGCTCACACCCGCAACGCACCGAACTGCACGTGGCTCTGCGCCTGGAACCCAATTGA